The sequence below is a genomic window from Ignavibacteriales bacterium.
ACGATAAAGATCCGCTCGATATACTTGTAATCTGTTCGATTGATGTTGATCCATTATGCCTTATTGAATCAAAAGTTATCGGCGTTATGAGAATGGTCGATGATGATGAAGAGGATGATAAGATAATCGCAGTTGCTAAAAATGATATGGCAGTCAATTATATAAATGATATATCAGAACTTCCGCCGCATACTATTGTTGAACTTAGAAGATTTTTTGAAGACTACAAAAAGCTTGAGCATAAACACGTAATAGTCGATGAGTTTTTGGGGAAAGAAGAAGCTTACCGCATAATTAATGATTCCGTCAATTTATATTTGAAGCATAGAAAGGAATTAATCTTATAAAATATTTTGAAGGAGATTGTAAAGCCATCCTATAGAAAATTTGAATTCTTCTTAAGGAAGCAAATAATAAATATAAAACAAATAACCCGCTAATAAGAAACCACCTTCAAGACGCGTGATGGAAAATCCACTTTTACTCAGCGGAAGTAAAAGAATTGCAGTAAATAACATCATTCCTAAATCCAGATAACTGATTCCAGCTGAACTTATTGGAACTATTAGTGCAGTGATGCCCAGTATTCCCAGAATATTAAAAACATTAGAGCCAACAACATTCCCGATTGCTATATCTGCTTCCTTTTTATATGATGCTACAATCGAAGTAATTAATTCAGGCAGGCTGGTGCCGACTGCAACTATTGTCAATCCTATTACAGCGTCACTTACGTCAAATTTCTTTGCGATTGCAACCGCGCTCCGAACAAATAAATCTGCGCCAACTATTAATAAGCCCAACCCGCCTATCATAAAAAGTATTGAGACAGAAATTCCTAGTTTGCTTTTTAAACCTTCATTGAATTCAGAATTTACTTCCGCATTTTTTTCTTTGAGAGCCATTATCACATTAACAAAAACATAAACCAATAATCCAATCACAAAAATTAACCCATCTGTAAAACCTAATTCACCATCAAGTAAAAGCAGCATCAGCACTAAACTTATTCCAATCATAACTGGAATTTCTCTTAGGATAACACTTGTATGAACATCCAAAGGTTTAATGAGTGCAGCCACTCCGAGTATTAAAGCAATATTAGCTATGTTTGAACCGACAACATTTCCAAGTGAAATTGAGCCGTTACCAATCAAAGCTGCTTTTAAGCTAACTACTAATTCAGGCGTACTGGTTCCAAAGGCAACCACAGTCAGACCAACAACTAATGGTTTAATTCCGATTTTAATTGCAAGATTTGAACTACCGCGGATCAATCCCTCAGCACCAACAAACAGCAGCACTACACCAGCTATGAAAAAGAGTATTATGTCACTTAATGGCATGGATTAAAAATCAAATATGTCACCCAAAAAAGATCTGCGTTTATTCTTTTTATAATATTGATCGTTCTCATATCTCTGCTTTTTGTAGAAGTCATCGTCTTTATCATTATGGAAACTTTGCTGTTTATTTAAGTCTTCATCATATGAGACAGATCGTTCAATTATTTTATCGAGTTCGCCCCTGTCCAGCCA
It includes:
- a CDS encoding inorganic diphosphatase, translated to MTNFNPWHSVSPGKNIPEIVNSIIEIPKGSKGKYELDKESGLLKLDRVLYSSVHYPANYGFIPQTYCDDKDPLDILVICSIDVDPLCLIESKVIGVMRMVDDDEEDDKIIAVAKNDMAVNYINDISELPPHTIVELRRFFEDYKKLEHKHVIVDEFLGKEEAYRIINDSVNLYLKHRKELIL
- a CDS encoding calcium/sodium antiporter; protein product: MPLSDIILFFIAGVVLLFVGAEGLIRGSSNLAIKIGIKPLVVGLTVVAFGTSTPELVVSLKAALIGNGSISLGNVVGSNIANIALILGVAALIKPLDVHTSVILREIPVMIGISLVLMLLLLDGELGFTDGLIFVIGLLVYVFVNVIMALKEKNAEVNSEFNEGLKSKLGISVSILFMIGGLGLLIVGADLFVRSAVAIAKKFDVSDAVIGLTIVAVGTSLPELITSIVASYKKEADIAIGNVVGSNVFNILGILGITALIVPISSAGISYLDLGMMLFTAILLLPLSKSGFSITRLEGGFLLAGYLFYIYYLLP
- a CDS encoding zf-TFIIB domain-containing protein, translating into MKCPVCEVELTMSERQGIEIDYCPKCRGIWLDRGELDKIIERSVSYDEDLNKQQSFHNDKDDDFYKKQRYENDQYYKKNKRRSFLGDIFDF